In the genome of Dunckerocampus dactyliophorus isolate RoL2022-P2 chromosome 6, RoL_Ddac_1.1, whole genome shotgun sequence, one region contains:
- the LOC129183045 gene encoding vasorin-like gives MLPHLLLLFLAFSLVSSFECPADCSCQSQSTIFCINRRSNTVPRVPASTVNLYIFQNGINALTQNDFTGLVELDMIDLSQNELGEVPDGVFKMLSKLKNLDLSSNVITHIFKDSFSGLVQLERLYLHQNLIQSIHPEAFQGLEMLLELKLQGNKLTSLPSLQLPRLLLLDLSYNNIPNLGVSDLQTPHLEALKMASLGLASLDDDLIASLGNLHELDISMNQIAEVPHALKQDSLKGLIKLNLAANQLGELRKEDFQKLIGLQELDLSGVNLQGFPQDFFQSFPRLTYLAAAENPFNCLCPLAWFPGWLHEKTVNLLRPEETRCHFPPTNAGKRLSALEHKDFGCPPATTFLIKSPSGSTAAPQVPTTSPETTHTNAILPPPPPSGQTLDSKTDILPSESPASPSSTSGEYEQHICPANICLNGGTCNFDPMGQLGCLCPSGTSGLYCENTDNVPEPPKPSATEMSMAAPTILAKLNAISSRQVTSTSILLDLHRFIKTRPNIRGIRLTYRNLSGPDRRPIILSVPASYPEYTLRGLIPNCTYSVCASPLGERMNSRANSSVETGSCTEAHTAGVPLTSLEPRVETQSSLTYTLIPAVAALALVLVLALVAGMIICLRKKSQSKAGMELELGPADPDDPTEVEGIKVCPENGGNGTLPHKQAELDHCHTTQTLPSLQQNGILDYEVPLMQGHSPSNNNRSSLKASYF, from the coding sequence ATGTTGCCTCACCTCCTCCTACTCTTCCTCGCCTTCTCTCTGGTTTCATCCTTCGAGTGCCCAGCAGATTGTTCTTGTCAAAGCCAGAGCACAATATTTTGCATCAATCGACGATCCAACACGGTTCCCCGTGTCCCAGCCAGCACGGTGAATCTCTACATCTTTCAAAATGGCATCAACGCTTTGACCCAAAATGACTTCACAGGTCTGGTGGAGTTGGATATGATCGATCTGAGCCAGAATGAGCTGGGAGAGGTTCCGGATGGTGTATTCAAGATGCTGTCGAAGCTTAAGAACTTGGATTTGTCCTCTAATGTCATTACTCACATTTTCAAAGACAGCTTTTCTGGGTTGGTCCAGCTGGAGAGACTGTATCTTCATCAGAATCTCATCCAGAGCATCCACCCTGAAGCTTTTCAAGGTTTAGAAATGCTACTGGAACTCAAGCTCCAAGGGAACAAACTCACCTCCTTGCCATCCCTTCAGTTACCCCGACTTCTGCTTCTTGACCTCAGTTACAATAACATCCCAAACTTGGGTGTTTCAGACCTCCAGACTCCTCACTTGGAAGCCCTTAAAATGGCTTCTCTTGGGCTTGCCTCTCTGGATGATGACCTCATCGCCTCCCTGGGAAACCTCCATGAGCTCGACATCTCCATGAACCAGATTGCAGAGGTTCCCCATGCACTTAAGCAGGACTCCCTCAAGGGTTTGATCAAGCTCAACCTGGCTGCCAATCAATTGGGTGAGCTCAGAAAAGAGGACTTTCAGAAACTCATTGGGCTCCAAGAATTGGACCTCAGTGGTGTTAATCTTCAGGGATTTCCCCAAGACTTTTTCCAGTCTTTCCCCAGGCTGACATATCTGGCAGCAGCTGAGAACCCATTCAACTGTTTGTGTCCACTAGCGTGGTTTCCAGGGTGGCTGCACGAGAAAACTGTTAATCTGTTGAGGCCTGAAGAGACCAGGTGCCACTTTCCTCCAACTAATGCTGGTAAGAGACTTTCAGCACTGGAGCACAAGGATTTTGGATGTCCACCAGCCACAACTTTTCTGATAAAGTCTCCCAGTGGGAGTACTGCTGCTCCTCAGGTTCCTACCACATCCCCAGAAACAACCCATACCAATGCTATActccctcctccaccaccaagtGGACAAACCCTGGACTCAAAGACAGACATACTACCATCAGAATCTCCTGCGTCCCCAAGCTCCACAAGTGGTGAATATGAGCAGCACATCTGTCCAGCAAACATATGTCTAAATGGGGGCACTTGTAATTTTGACCCAATGGGACAACTGGGCTGCTTGTGTCCTTCAGGAACATCTGGACTCTATTGTGAAAACACTGACAATGTTCCTGAGCCACCAAAACCTTCAGCAACGGAGATGTCCATGGCAGCCCCCACAATTCTTGCAAAACTCAATGCCATCAGCTCACGCCAGGTGACCTCCACATCTATCCTTCTTGACCTGCACCGGTTTATCAAAACACGGCCGAACATTCGCGGCATCAGGCTGACTTATCGGAATCTCTCAGGCCCTGACCGCCGTCCCATCATATTGAGTGTTCCGGCATCCTACCCCGAGTACACCCTGCGTGGACTGATACCCAACTGTACCTACTCAGTCTGCGCCAGTCCCCTTGGTGAGAGAATGAACTCCAGGGCTAATAGTTCAGTAGAAACGGGGTCTTGTACAGAAGCTCATACTGCTGGGGTTCCACTTACATCCTTAGAACCTAGAGTGGAGACACAGAGCTCACTCACATATACTCTCATACCCGCCGTTGCTGCTCTGGCGCTGGTGCTGGTCTTGGCTTTGGTGGCAGGTATGATCATCTGTCTCAGGAAGAAAAGTCAGAGCAAGGCGGGGATGGAGCTGGAACTGGGTCCTGCAGATCCTGACGACCCGACAGAAGTTGAGGGCATCAAGGTGTGTCCGGAAAATGGGGGAAACGGGACACTACCCCATAAACAAGCGGAGCTCGACCACTGTCACACGACACAGACACTGCCATCCTTGCAACAAAATGGTATCTTAGACTATGAGGTGCCTTTGATGCAAGGACACTCACCATCAAATAACAATCGATCATCTCTAAAGGCCTCATATTTCTGA